The Lysobacter capsici genome has a segment encoding these proteins:
- a CDS encoding cysteine hydrolase family protein → MRISALLGLATLSIVGIGAVDATTTTAEQHPTIRAIAGATPVSSLQASKTALLVIDFQNEYFAGGRMPIPDGDAALRQTRRLLEFADRHRIRVIHVQHVLPAGAPLFADGGNTVKFHAAMQPRRGEPVIQKDSVSVFAGASADAIERTLKNAEADTLIIAGLQTHACVAGAARDAAARGYRVIVASDASATRDLTLRDGSRVDHRQLHASALAEIEDTFGDVMSTDRIIALPVH, encoded by the coding sequence ATGCGAATTTCTGCCCTTCTCGGACTCGCCACGCTCTCGATCGTCGGTATCGGCGCCGTCGATGCAACGACCACCACCGCCGAACAGCACCCCACCATCCGCGCCATCGCCGGCGCCACACCGGTCTCGTCCCTGCAGGCGAGCAAGACCGCGCTGCTCGTGATCGACTTCCAGAACGAATACTTCGCCGGCGGACGCATGCCCATCCCCGACGGCGACGCCGCATTGCGGCAAACCCGCCGCCTGCTGGAATTCGCCGACCGCCACCGCATCCGCGTCATTCACGTCCAGCACGTACTGCCCGCAGGCGCGCCGCTGTTCGCCGACGGCGGAAACACGGTGAAATTCCACGCCGCGATGCAGCCGCGCCGCGGCGAACCGGTGATCCAGAAGGATTCGGTCAGCGTGTTCGCGGGCGCTTCGGCCGATGCGATCGAGCGGACGTTGAAGAATGCCGAGGCCGATACCCTGATCATCGCCGGCCTGCAGACCCACGCCTGCGTGGCCGGCGCGGCGCGCGACGCGGCCGCCAGGGGCTACCGGGTCATCGTCGCCTCCGACGCCAGCGCCACCCGCGACCTGACGCTGCGCGACGGCTCACGGGTCGACCATCGCCAATTGCACGCGTCGGCATTGGCCGAAATCGAGGACACCTTCGGCGACGTCATGAGCACCGACCGGATCATCGCGCTGCCGGTGCACTGA
- a CDS encoding LysR family transcriptional regulator, giving the protein MDQLSAMRAYRSIVESGSFTQAAERLGTTHTSVSRLLGQLEKHLGVRLLNRNSRGLTTTEAGAHYYRDCIDILERMDAAQQRLKDDPSLPSGVLRLSLPHAVGALELGQWLPGFAQRHPQIHLDISCDDRIVDLVKGGFDMAIRISGPLADSSLVARELAVSDRVLVAAPQYIAHHGLPRTTADFHNHQLLAYAGDGPTLQLTSHRGEVASVKAGDRLRLDSILSLHAAAMAGQGIAALTYLTVRQELAAGRLLRLLPQHHAGQRHYFAIYPHARQLTPKVRAFTEFMRAHYAAARQGNVV; this is encoded by the coding sequence ATGGACCAATTGTCAGCCATGCGCGCCTACCGCAGCATCGTCGAATCCGGCAGTTTCACCCAGGCCGCCGAGCGTCTGGGCACCACCCACACCTCGGTCTCGCGCCTGCTCGGTCAGCTGGAAAAACACCTCGGCGTGCGCCTGCTCAACCGCAACAGCCGCGGCCTCACCACCACCGAGGCCGGCGCGCACTACTACCGCGACTGCATCGACATCCTCGAACGCATGGACGCCGCGCAACAGCGCTTGAAGGACGACCCGTCGCTGCCGTCGGGCGTGTTGCGCCTGAGCCTGCCGCACGCGGTCGGCGCGCTCGAACTGGGACAGTGGCTGCCGGGCTTCGCGCAGCGCCATCCGCAGATCCACCTGGATATCTCCTGCGACGATCGGATCGTCGATCTGGTCAAGGGCGGCTTCGACATGGCGATCCGCATCTCCGGGCCGCTGGCCGACAGCAGCCTGGTCGCGCGCGAACTCGCGGTGTCCGACCGCGTGCTGGTGGCCGCGCCGCAGTACATCGCGCATCACGGCCTGCCGCGCACCACCGCCGACTTTCACAACCACCAACTGCTGGCCTATGCCGGCGACGGCCCGACCCTGCAACTGACCTCGCACCGCGGCGAAGTGGCGTCGGTAAAGGCCGGCGACCGGCTGCGGCTGGATTCGATCCTGTCGCTGCACGCGGCGGCGATGGCCGGACAAGGCATCGCCGCATTGACCTATCTGACCGTCCGCCAGGAACTCGCCGCCGGCCGCTTGCTACGCCTGCTGCCGCAACACCACGCCGGCCAGCGCCACTACTTCGCGATCTACCCGCACGCGCGTCAGCTGACGCCCAAGGTGCGCGCCTTCACCGAGTTCATGCGCGCGCATTACGCGGCGGCGCGGCAGGGCAATGTGGTCTAG
- a CDS encoding VOC family protein — protein MELGAFSISLSVKDIEASRAFYEKLGFSPMAGDQAQGWLILRNGSTVIGLFRGMFDKNILTFNPGWDQSASALASFTDVRDVQKSLEAQGIEITTRADPDSKGPAHIILSDPDGNVIMFDQHV, from the coding sequence ATGGAACTCGGTGCATTTTCCATCAGCCTGAGCGTGAAGGATATCGAGGCGTCCCGGGCGTTCTACGAGAAGCTCGGCTTCTCGCCGATGGCCGGCGATCAGGCGCAGGGCTGGTTGATCCTGCGCAACGGTTCGACCGTGATCGGTCTGTTTCGCGGGATGTTCGACAAGAACATCCTGACCTTCAATCCGGGTTGGGATCAAAGCGCCAGCGCGTTGGCGTCGTTCACCGATGTGCGCGACGTGCAGAAGTCGCTCGAGGCGCAGGGCATCGAGATCACGACCCGGGCCGATCCGGACAGCAAGGGGCCGGCGCATATCATCCTGTCCGATCCCGACGGCAACGTGATCATGTTCGATCAGCACGTTTGA
- a CDS encoding VOC family protein, whose protein sequence is MHYSRLCALLIDCNTSNVDQAAQFWADALGRPIDPGHPGTRGNYRMLETPPDEPIVQIQKVEHESRVHIDIETDDIPAEVARLEALGAHVVDRLERWVVMQAPTGQRFCVVRVQRPGFPKNATAWD, encoded by the coding sequence GTGCACTATTCCCGCCTTTGCGCACTGCTGATCGATTGCAATACTTCGAATGTCGACCAAGCCGCCCAATTCTGGGCCGATGCCTTGGGCCGACCGATCGATCCCGGTCATCCGGGAACCCGCGGCAATTACCGCATGCTGGAAACGCCGCCGGACGAGCCGATCGTGCAGATCCAGAAGGTCGAGCACGAGAGCCGGGTGCATATCGACATCGAGACCGACGATATCCCCGCGGAGGTGGCGCGGCTGGAGGCCTTGGGCGCGCACGTGGTCGATCGGCTGGAGCGATGGGTGGTGATGCAGGCGCCGACCGGACAGCGGTTTTGCGTGGTGCGGGTTCAGCGCCCCGGTTTTCCCAAGAACGCGACTGCCTGGGATTGA
- a CDS encoding HEAT repeat domain-containing protein, which produces MFDLKSETGRFRHWADGLAMHDGQWECVYEAWPAWYEAVLGWVGERAGRAAPEADIGQVLYAIARDRDTQYLVREIRKRHPDALVWLTRAALVQGEAEARWQLAVELGRLPRGDEAEGLLLALADDDDEYVRRRAIRSLASLGVQAAEALVCGEWQRADENQEWARMSALECLRELKSPRLAALLADALQGSLPHLRQYAQRLREQDGGTAEVG; this is translated from the coding sequence ATGTTCGACTTGAAGTCAGAAACCGGGCGATTCCGCCACTGGGCCGATGGTCTGGCGATGCACGACGGCCAATGGGAATGCGTGTACGAGGCATGGCCGGCCTGGTATGAGGCGGTTCTGGGTTGGGTCGGCGAACGAGCGGGGCGGGCGGCACCTGAAGCGGATATCGGGCAGGTGCTGTACGCGATCGCTCGCGACCGCGATACTCAGTATTTGGTTCGTGAAATCCGTAAACGACATCCCGACGCACTGGTGTGGCTTACCCGCGCTGCGCTGGTTCAAGGCGAGGCCGAGGCGCGGTGGCAGTTGGCGGTCGAGTTGGGACGATTGCCGCGCGGCGATGAAGCCGAGGGCTTGTTGCTGGCCTTGGCCGACGATGACGACGAGTACGTACGTCGCCGCGCGATTCGGTCGCTGGCCTCGCTCGGCGTGCAGGCGGCGGAAGCGTTGGTCTGTGGCGAATGGCAGCGTGCCGACGAGAATCAGGAGTGGGCGCGGATGTCGGCGTTGGAGTGCCTGCGCGAGTTGAAGTCGCCGCGCCTTGCGGCATTGTTGGCCGATGCCTTACAGGGCTCGCTACCGCATCTTCGTCAATACGCCCAGCGGCTGCGCGAGCAGGATGGCGGGACGGCCGAAGTGGGGTAG
- a CDS encoding septal ring lytic transglycosylase RlpA family protein, protein MSGAGPKRLPIANAIGRLIVAALPLVLAACASSPKKSGSQALALPDRGHVHSAGLPSSSSHGGRKKSPYAPAQEDLSKRGNYKAGGLYAPGVNDTTPDYIPDVDAIPEPEVVAEARSQFGNRSPYVVLGKTYKVLDSHDDYVETGTASYYGQKFHGRRTSNLEVYDMYAFTAAHKSLPLPSFARVTNLDNGKSVTVRVNDRGPFHDGRVIDLSYAAAVKLGITQRGTGRVEVRALHPGEAAPPLYASAANNPPQPVAAAAKPASPSAIDRLVSAMPIASAKAGELPPGVRVATGKPAPVAAPVKTTVATGKPTPVAAAPAAEVKTTVATGKPATTATTSAAKPTATVASASGDYRFDMMQNGKSMSADEFDAWMKTRQVRVATGKGVALAPPKPLSRAEQRAMAKQQKEQAKALAAAEKAAKKAGKTVPATAVAATTALPAPPAAPPPPSPAKAAAVVAAATPSAGDVTLQVASFSARSNADRALTMLRGAGIGTAKLLDGNAANGQKVWRLRVGPLQADAAPELAARIVGLGFGQPQRVRD, encoded by the coding sequence ATGAGCGGCGCCGGCCCGAAACGGCTGCCGATCGCGAACGCGATCGGGCGGCTGATCGTCGCCGCGCTGCCGCTGGTCCTCGCGGCCTGCGCCAGTTCTCCCAAGAAATCCGGTTCCCAGGCGCTCGCGCTGCCCGACCGCGGCCATGTGCACAGCGCCGGCCTGCCGTCGTCGTCGTCGCATGGCGGGCGCAAGAAATCGCCGTATGCGCCGGCGCAGGAAGACCTGAGCAAGCGCGGCAACTACAAGGCCGGTGGCCTGTACGCGCCGGGCGTCAACGACACCACGCCCGATTACATCCCCGACGTCGACGCGATCCCCGAACCCGAAGTCGTCGCCGAGGCGCGCTCGCAGTTCGGCAACCGTTCGCCGTACGTGGTGCTGGGCAAGACCTACAAGGTGCTCGACTCGCACGACGATTACGTCGAGACCGGCACGGCCTCGTACTACGGCCAGAAATTCCACGGCCGCCGCACCTCCAATCTTGAGGTGTACGACATGTACGCCTTCACCGCCGCGCACAAATCGCTGCCGCTGCCGAGCTTCGCCCGGGTCACCAATCTCGACAACGGCAAGTCGGTGACGGTGCGGGTCAACGACCGCGGCCCGTTCCACGACGGCCGGGTGATCGATCTGAGCTACGCCGCCGCGGTCAAGCTCGGCATCACCCAGCGCGGCACCGGTCGGGTCGAGGTGCGCGCGCTGCATCCGGGCGAGGCGGCGCCGCCGCTGTACGCCAGCGCGGCCAATAACCCGCCGCAGCCGGTCGCGGCAGCCGCCAAGCCAGCGTCGCCGTCGGCGATCGACCGGCTGGTTTCGGCGATGCCGATCGCCAGCGCGAAGGCCGGCGAACTGCCGCCGGGCGTGCGCGTGGCGACCGGCAAGCCCGCGCCGGTGGCTGCACCGGTCAAGACCACGGTCGCCACGGGCAAGCCGACGCCGGTGGCCGCGGCGCCGGCCGCCGAGGTCAAGACCACGGTCGCGACCGGCAAGCCGGCCACGACTGCGACCACGAGCGCGGCCAAGCCGACCGCCACCGTCGCATCGGCCTCGGGCGATTACCGCTTCGACATGATGCAGAACGGCAAGTCGATGAGCGCCGACGAGTTCGACGCCTGGATGAAGACCCGCCAGGTCCGCGTCGCGACCGGCAAGGGCGTGGCCCTGGCGCCGCCGAAGCCGCTGAGCCGGGCCGAACAGCGCGCCATGGCCAAGCAGCAGAAAGAACAGGCGAAGGCCCTGGCCGCGGCCGAAAAGGCGGCGAAGAAGGCCGGCAAGACCGTGCCCGCGACCGCCGTGGCCGCCACGACCGCCCTGCCGGCGCCGCCGGCCGCGCCGCCGCCGCCGAGCCCGGCCAAGGCCGCCGCGGTAGTCGCCGCCGCGACGCCCAGCGCCGGGGATGTGACCTTGCAGGTCGCCAGCTTCTCCGCGCGCAGCAACGCCGACCGCGCCCTGACCATGCTGCGCGGCGCCGGGATCGGCACCGCCAAGCTGCTCGACGGCAACGCCGCCAACGGCCAGAAAGTCTGGCGTTTGCGGGTCGGCCCGTTGCAGGCCGATGCCGCGCCGGAACTCGCCGCCCGCATCGTCGGTCTGGGATTCGGCCAGCCGCAACGCGTGCGCGACTGA
- a CDS encoding D-alanyl-D-alanine carboxypeptidase family protein, whose translation MTLRSTSRAAAFAALTSAFLVTLGAGFASAQTPAAKPAAAAPAAATPAAALPPASDSLPVPPPPQIQGTAWVLIDAASGNILASHNPDLRVEPASITKVMTSYVIAAELKGGKVKDTDQVMMTENAWRKGGAATDGSYSGFAVNQTAPLVEMEKGMVVQSGNDAAIALAEHVAGSEDAFAALMNQYAARIGLKNSHFMNPHGLSQENHYSTAHDLALLGRALIHDFPVAYSYNKIKELKVGPITQPNRNLLLWRDNTVDGIKTGHHSKAGYCLMASALRGDQRLISVVMGSTSEAQRATDSQALLNWGFRFYETHKLYDTSKVIAQQKVWKGQTAQVQLGVAEPLLVTVPRGKYAQLKPSMDVPKSLVAPIKKGQAIGTVKVMLDGKVIAQRPLVAMAAVEEGGFFKRLWDEFWMWWESE comes from the coding sequence ATGACCCTACGCTCCACCTCGCGCGCAGCCGCCTTCGCCGCGCTGACCTCGGCCTTCCTGGTAACGCTCGGAGCCGGTTTCGCCTCGGCGCAGACCCCGGCCGCCAAGCCCGCCGCCGCCGCGCCGGCCGCGGCCACGCCCGCCGCGGCGCTGCCGCCGGCCAGCGATTCGCTGCCGGTTCCGCCGCCGCCGCAGATCCAGGGCACCGCCTGGGTGCTGATCGACGCGGCCAGCGGCAACATCCTGGCCAGCCACAACCCGGACCTGCGGGTCGAGCCGGCCAGCATCACCAAGGTCATGACCAGCTACGTGATCGCCGCCGAACTCAAGGGCGGCAAGGTCAAGGACACCGATCAGGTGATGATGACCGAGAACGCCTGGCGCAAGGGAGGCGCGGCCACCGACGGCAGCTACTCGGGTTTCGCGGTCAACCAGACCGCGCCGCTGGTGGAGATGGAAAAAGGCATGGTGGTGCAGTCCGGCAACGACGCCGCGATCGCCCTGGCCGAGCACGTCGCCGGCAGCGAAGACGCCTTCGCCGCGCTGATGAACCAGTACGCCGCGCGCATCGGCCTGAAGAACTCGCACTTCATGAACCCGCACGGCCTGTCGCAGGAGAATCACTACTCCACCGCGCACGATCTGGCGCTGCTGGGCCGCGCGCTGATCCACGACTTCCCGGTCGCGTACTCGTACAACAAGATCAAGGAACTGAAAGTCGGGCCGATCACCCAGCCCAACCGCAACCTGCTGCTGTGGCGCGACAACACCGTCGACGGCATCAAGACCGGTCATCACTCCAAGGCCGGTTACTGCCTGATGGCCTCGGCCCTGCGCGGCGACCAGCGCCTGATCTCGGTGGTGATGGGTTCGACCTCCGAAGCCCAGCGCGCCACCGACAGCCAGGCGCTGCTCAACTGGGGCTTCCGTTTCTACGAAACCCACAAGCTGTACGACACCAGCAAGGTGATCGCGCAGCAGAAGGTGTGGAAGGGCCAGACCGCGCAAGTCCAGCTCGGCGTCGCCGAGCCGCTGCTGGTGACGGTGCCGCGCGGCAAATACGCGCAGCTCAAGCCGAGCATGGACGTGCCCAAGAGCCTGGTCGCCCCGATCAAGAAGGGCCAGGCGATCGGCACGGTCAAGGTCATGCTCGACGGCAAGGTGATCGCGCAGCGTCCGCTGGTGGCGATGGCGGCGGTCGAAGAGGGCGGCTTCTTCAAGCGCCTGTGGGATGAGTTCTGGATGTGGTGGGAGTCGGAATAA
- a CDS encoding ribonuclease E inhibitor RraB, with the protein MKNTVQTLMDTAAADTELLQVLDQQGDHFALSRDVEFVLRAPSEERASLVAGFFNDLHYGDATVGEHEGLYSVFVTVHTTIEQPVILSISGFITCISQLYDMEYDGWSCAPQISKAIAN; encoded by the coding sequence GTGAAAAACACAGTTCAAACCTTGATGGACACGGCGGCCGCGGATACCGAGTTGTTGCAGGTTCTGGACCAGCAGGGCGACCACTTCGCTCTCTCCAGAGACGTCGAATTCGTGCTCAGGGCGCCGTCCGAAGAGCGCGCTTCGCTGGTCGCCGGTTTTTTCAACGATCTGCACTACGGCGATGCGACGGTCGGCGAACATGAAGGCCTGTACAGCGTCTTCGTCACCGTGCATACCACGATCGAGCAACCGGTGATCCTTTCGATATCCGGGTTCATAACATGCATCAGTCAGCTGTACGACATGGAGTACGACGGCTGGAGCTGTGCGCCGCAAATCAGCAAGGCGATCGCAAACTGA
- a CDS encoding CPCC family cysteine-rich protein, producing the protein MTSDPQDSPLPCPCCDRKTLGERGGYEICAVCGWEDDGQDDYNADEVLGGPNGALSLTQARVNYRQFGASARERLTWVRPPRPDEL; encoded by the coding sequence ATGACGTCGGATCCGCAAGACTCGCCTTTGCCTTGCCCCTGCTGCGACCGCAAAACCCTCGGCGAACGCGGCGGATACGAAATCTGCGCGGTCTGCGGTTGGGAGGACGACGGCCAGGACGACTACAACGCGGACGAAGTGCTTGGCGGCCCCAATGGCGCGCTGAGTCTGACCCAGGCGCGGGTCAACTATCGGCAGTTCGGGGCTTCGGCGCGCGAGCGTCTGACGTGGGTCCGTCCGCCTCGGCCGGACGAGTTATGA
- a CDS encoding ankyrin repeat domain-containing protein, translating into MNTIDAGDSVAIAIVDAIQHGDLATLHRLLAEHPELATCRIAAGDPGGSQRTLLHIVTDWPGHFPNGAETVKALVAAGAEVNARFVGAHRETPLHWAASCDDVAVLDALLDAGADIDAAGAVIGGGTPLADATAFKQWRVAHRLVERGAQVTLSDAATLGLADRLEAMFAAEAAPDREAIDGAFWCACHGGQRDAAEYLLERGADLNWLAPWEPMTPLDAAARGEYDELVAWLQARGARSAA; encoded by the coding sequence ATGAACACGATCGATGCCGGCGACTCAGTCGCGATCGCTATCGTCGATGCGATTCAACACGGCGATCTTGCGACCTTGCATCGGCTTCTGGCGGAGCATCCCGAGCTTGCCACATGCAGGATCGCCGCCGGCGATCCGGGCGGATCGCAGCGCACGTTGCTTCATATCGTCACGGACTGGCCGGGGCACTTTCCCAATGGCGCCGAGACCGTGAAGGCCCTGGTGGCGGCCGGGGCCGAGGTGAATGCCCGATTCGTCGGCGCGCATCGGGAAACCCCGCTGCATTGGGCGGCGAGCTGCGACGACGTGGCGGTGCTCGACGCCTTGCTCGATGCCGGCGCGGACATCGATGCGGCGGGCGCGGTGATCGGCGGCGGTACGCCGCTCGCCGACGCGACCGCGTTCAAGCAATGGCGCGTCGCGCATCGGCTGGTCGAACGCGGCGCGCAAGTGACGCTGTCGGACGCCGCGACGCTTGGGCTGGCCGATCGCCTTGAGGCGATGTTCGCCGCCGAAGCCGCGCCCGACCGCGAGGCGATCGACGGGGCTTTCTGGTGCGCGTGCCATGGCGGACAGCGCGATGCGGCGGAGTATCTGCTCGAGCGAGGCGCCGACTTGAACTGGCTGGCGCCGTGGGAACCCATGACCCCGCTCGATGCGGCCGCGCGTGGCGAGTACGACGAGCTGGTCGCGTGGCTCCAGGCGCGTGGAGCGAGGTCGGCGGCTTAG
- a CDS encoding DUF4287 domain-containing protein codes for MSDDAKVKGPASYFPSIEKKYGQPIAHWLGVLAALNGKKHMEMVAHLKTAHQMGHGHANALVAYHLAQAGKA; via the coding sequence ATGAGCGACGACGCGAAAGTGAAAGGGCCTGCCTCGTACTTTCCTTCGATCGAAAAGAAGTACGGCCAGCCCATCGCGCATTGGCTGGGCGTGCTCGCGGCATTGAACGGCAAGAAGCACATGGAGATGGTCGCTCATCTCAAGACCGCGCATCAGATGGGCCATGGCCATGCCAATGCGCTGGTGGCCTACCATCTGGCGCAGGCGGGGAAAGCCTGA
- a CDS encoding type II toxin-antitoxin system PemK/MazF family toxin, translating into MDRDDQSNPHVLARVVNQGDVFWVEPDPSRGSVPGVAHPHVVVQDDVFNHSRIGTVVVCALSSNPARAGEPGNVALEAGEGGLAKRSVVVVSQVSSLYKARLGEHIGVLSPQRVAQILAGMRFLQASFFDRR; encoded by the coding sequence ATGGACCGAGACGATCAATCCAATCCCCACGTGCTCGCGCGAGTAGTGAATCAGGGCGATGTGTTCTGGGTCGAGCCGGACCCGTCGCGCGGATCGGTTCCCGGGGTCGCGCATCCGCATGTCGTGGTGCAGGACGACGTGTTCAATCATTCGCGCATCGGCACGGTGGTGGTCTGCGCGCTCAGTTCGAACCCGGCCCGCGCCGGCGAGCCGGGCAATGTCGCGCTGGAGGCGGGCGAGGGCGGCTTGGCCAAGCGCAGCGTGGTGGTGGTTTCGCAGGTGTCGTCGCTGTACAAGGCGCGCCTGGGCGAGCACATCGGCGTGTTGTCGCCGCAGCGGGTGGCGCAGATCCTGGCGGGAATGCGGTTTCTGCAGGCCTCGTTCTTCGACCGGCGCTGA
- a CDS encoding HAD family hydrolase has protein sequence MSDRLLLVLDLDETLIHASEIELDRPADFRALRYHVYRRPHLQRFIDHALANFEVGVWTSSGKLYAEAVVEALFPPKSLRFVWSSERCSISRDWTTGEYMNRKRLHKLKRRGYRLERMLAIDDTPSKHSYNYGNLVCVREYLGEDEHDDELLQLMTYLDRLALEPNVRTIEKRRWREKVLADAARGEPMRGHRADGAD, from the coding sequence ATGAGCGATCGCCTGTTGCTGGTCCTCGACCTCGACGAAACCCTGATCCACGCCAGCGAGATCGAGCTCGATCGTCCCGCCGATTTTCGTGCCTTGCGCTATCACGTCTACCGCCGCCCGCACCTGCAGCGGTTCATCGATCATGCGCTGGCGAATTTCGAGGTCGGAGTGTGGACCTCGTCGGGCAAGCTCTATGCCGAGGCGGTGGTCGAAGCGTTGTTCCCGCCGAAGTCGCTGCGCTTCGTGTGGTCCAGCGAACGCTGCTCGATCAGTCGCGACTGGACCACCGGCGAATACATGAACCGCAAGCGCCTGCACAAGCTCAAGAGGCGTGGCTATCGCCTGGAACGCATGCTCGCGATCGACGACACGCCGTCCAAGCACTCGTACAACTACGGCAACCTGGTGTGCGTGCGCGAGTATCTGGGCGAAGACGAACACGACGATGAGTTGCTGCAGTTGATGACCTACCTCGATCGACTGGCGCTCGAGCCGAACGTGCGCACGATCGAGAAGCGGCGCTGGCGCGAGAAGGTGCTGGCGGATGCCGCGCGCGGCGAGCCGATGCGCGGCCATCGCGCCGATGGCGCGGATTGA
- a CDS encoding alpha/beta hydrolase: MRTLWLTGLFLLSGCVLHVSEQNIVQAKPGTAIESGASADGAWTIKALSLPLEPGVALRGALFQRPGSVATVLYFGGNGFVLGRHYRYVLRIYKDRPVDIVAFDHRGYGGSTGAASLDAMMADGPLLYDYVKTLPTVAPRPLIVHGHSLGSFVAGEVAKQRSLDGLVLESSATSAEQWANGFADASIWIRKSVVDSSLAGRGNLSVMATLDEPVLIVSGANDTTTRPEMAKALFEAAAVADTRKVLLVVPGHGHMDASLSAEYVEAFDRLYLTDAHGDSQRN, encoded by the coding sequence ATGCGAACCTTATGGCTGACAGGCCTGTTTCTCCTCAGTGGCTGCGTGCTGCACGTGTCCGAGCAAAACATCGTCCAGGCGAAACCGGGAACGGCGATCGAATCGGGCGCCAGCGCCGACGGTGCATGGACCATCAAAGCGCTCTCGCTTCCGCTCGAACCCGGCGTGGCGCTGCGTGGCGCACTCTTTCAACGGCCCGGCTCGGTCGCGACCGTGCTGTACTTCGGCGGCAACGGCTTCGTCCTGGGCCGGCATTACCGGTACGTGCTGCGCATCTATAAAGACCGGCCCGTCGACATCGTGGCTTTCGACCATCGCGGTTACGGCGGCAGCACCGGCGCCGCGTCGCTGGACGCGATGATGGCCGATGGTCCGTTGCTATACGACTACGTCAAGACGCTGCCGACGGTCGCGCCCAGGCCGCTGATCGTGCATGGCCACTCGCTGGGCAGTTTTGTCGCCGGTGAGGTCGCCAAGCAACGCTCGCTCGACGGCCTGGTGCTGGAATCGTCGGCGACTTCCGCGGAACAATGGGCGAACGGTTTCGCCGATGCGTCCATCTGGATCCGCAAGAGCGTGGTCGATTCGAGCCTGGCCGGGCGCGGCAACCTGAGCGTGATGGCGACGCTGGACGAACCCGTCCTCATCGTGTCGGGCGCGAACGACACGACCACGCGGCCCGAGATGGCGAAAGCCTTGTTCGAGGCCGCGGCCGTTGCGGATACCAGAAAAGTCCTGCTAGTCGTTCCCGGCCATGGCCATATGGACGCATCGCTGAGCGCCGAATATGTCGAGGCGTTCGATCGGCTTTACTTGACCGATGCCCATGGAGACAGCCAGCGGAACTAG